From a region of the Neobacillus niacini genome:
- a CDS encoding ABC transporter ATP-binding protein, giving the protein MQAAADKNVLLEVEHLKQYFPVKTDSLFKPKAYVQAVDDISFKLYEGETLSIVGESGCGKSTTGRAILRLDEPTDGKVYYSGTDILGLNKKEMRKLRGDLQVIFQDPFASLNPRQTVKQILNEAMAIQDVVEKSKRMNRMFELLGYVGLPLEALDRYPHEFSGGQRQRIGIARALAVNPKLIICDEAVSALDVSVQAQVLNLLKKLQKQFGLTFLFISHDLSVVRHISDRVMVMYLGKVVEIADKKDLFDTPLHPYTRALLSSIPVPNPELKRERIILKGDVPSPINPPNGCRFHTRCPFATEKCKTEEPALRELDTNHMVSCHYAENFK; this is encoded by the coding sequence ATGCAGGCTGCAGCAGATAAAAACGTATTATTAGAGGTAGAACATTTAAAGCAATATTTTCCTGTTAAAACAGACTCCCTTTTTAAGCCTAAAGCATACGTACAAGCAGTAGACGACATCTCCTTCAAGCTATATGAAGGAGAGACTTTAAGTATTGTAGGTGAATCTGGCTGCGGAAAATCTACAACAGGCCGTGCGATTTTAAGACTTGATGAACCTACAGATGGAAAGGTTTATTATTCAGGGACAGACATTTTAGGATTAAATAAGAAAGAAATGAGAAAGCTTAGAGGGGATTTACAGGTTATATTTCAGGATCCTTTTGCTTCTCTTAACCCAAGACAAACCGTTAAGCAAATTTTAAATGAAGCCATGGCCATCCAAGATGTAGTGGAAAAGTCAAAAAGAATGAATCGAATGTTTGAACTACTTGGTTATGTGGGGCTACCCCTAGAGGCACTTGATCGCTACCCTCACGAATTCAGCGGAGGTCAGCGCCAACGTATTGGGATTGCCAGAGCCCTTGCAGTTAATCCTAAACTAATAATTTGCGATGAAGCTGTTTCTGCCTTGGATGTATCTGTTCAGGCACAAGTTCTAAATCTATTAAAGAAACTGCAAAAGCAGTTTGGACTTACCTTTTTATTTATCTCTCACGATTTGAGTGTAGTTAGACATATTTCAGATCGTGTCATGGTTATGTACCTAGGGAAAGTCGTTGAGATTGCAGATAAAAAGGATTTATTTGATACACCGCTTCATCCATATACACGGGCTTTGCTATCATCGATTCCTGTCCCTAATCCGGAATTAAAACGGGAGCGCATCATCTTAAAAGGAGACGTCCCCTCTCCTATTAATCCGCCAAACGGCTGCCGATTCCATACCCGTTGTCCATTTGCAACAGAGAAATGTAAAACGGAAGAACCAGCTTTAAGAGAATTGGATACAAATCATATGGTCAGCTGTCATTACGCAGAAAATTTTAAGTAA